GAATCTCACAATTCCACTCAATGCCATTTTTACCGTATTTATCTAATTAATTTCACGCTAGTTGTCACCACATAGACATAGTGTACACATAATATCCAAAAAATGTGCGTTGCCAACGGCTGGAAATTGTAATCCAATGATTTAAGCAAAAGAGGCAAAGCGAGCGCCCCTGTGATCCACATGGGTCTTGCATAGAAAACCAATGCCTTTAAAGAATGCTCACTAATTATCTCAGATAAAAAATCGAGTATTGAGCTCGAATATCGTATCAAACTGAACTTGATAACAAATAAACTATAAATCATCgaatacaaatatataattttaaatcaagTAATGTATATGGATTAAAAGAGATTGTAACATGTGGAGTACttactatattttaaagtttataTATTTATCGAGTAACACAAAAATATATCCTCGATAATTTGGAGAATATTCATTTAGAAATTGAAATGTAGAGTAAAGtagaatcaaataaatattacctCAGGTAAATGGAAGAAAATGCAAGTTCTCAGTTCTCACCTGCCCGGCTCTGCTATCCACGCAGCCCGACCAGGGTCAAATTCTATCAAATTGGCCGCAGAATTCCAGTTGAGTGGAATCGTGACTTCTCAAGTCAAACACTAAATTTATTACATCAACCTCCCTTTATTAGCAATATCAAGGTTACTTGTGGATTACAAAATGTTGAAAAAAGATTAACGATAAAGAAGATGCTGTGTGACTTGTACCGGTCTCTATCAAGTGGCAATGACTTTCTTCCCCTTTTGCACTGTTCTGTTCACTTGCCAGTCAGTAACTCTATCTCCTTTTTTCCCTGAGGAAAAGTAAGTATAAAAACCAAATCAAGAATCTCCAGATTCGCAGCCCACTATCTCTTGCTAAATCTCACTTGAGAGTTTTCTACACAATCTCTTTGTTTTAGCTACATATTTTCATTTGAATTATTGGCAGAAAAATCACGGAAGTCTGAATTTCGGGTATATAGTTATAAATTCCCATCAAAGATTCATTTTTCTGAGCTTGTTGGTTATCGACATTGAATTATTGCAGCTATGGCTCAAGAAAGAGCTCAAATCCTGGTATTTTTTCTGCTTAAACTTTTGTTTCAAAAACTCATTACATCAGCGGCAGCAACTCCACTCAACTGTACAGACACTAAACGCCTATGCACCTCTTTTCTAGCCTTCAAGCCCACGCCAGAGCAAACACTTCCTGTGATTCAAAGCATGTTCGATGTTTTACGAGAGGACATTACGTTTGAAGGGAATGGCAGGaattacattttcataaaaaagaaCTGTTCTTGCGCCTCAGGAGTGAAGACTTACTTGACAAATACTACTTTTACCGTGAGGGAGAATAATGGATCTGTCTATAAATTGGTTGTGGAGGCTTACAACGGGTTGGCTTATTTTCCTTCAAATTTCACTAGAGCAGCTAGAAAAGGTGCAGTGGTGTCACTTAAGCTCTTGTGTGGTTGCTCCAGTGGGCTGTGGAATTATTTGATGAGTTATGTGATGGAAGATGGGGATAGTGTGGAGTCCTTGTCTAGCAGATTTGGGGTTAGTATGGATGGTATAGAGGCTGTAAATGGGATTGCTAATCCTGATAATGTGACCATTGGGGAACTTTATTATATACCACTGAATTCAGGTacggttttttttttccttccccTTTTGGGGggtttgaatttgaatttgatgTATTTTCTTGTTAAATTTTGTTGTGACGGAATGTTAAGATTTTCCGTTGGACTTTGGGTTCTTGATTAGTGTTCAGTTATGTTTTTTCCTTGACTTATCTTTTAATGGAATATTAGGATTGACCCTTTGAGGTCACTTTAGATCCAATTTTTTGGCTTTATTGTTGGTTAGGATATTGATGATCTTTCAGTATAAGGATAGTACAAAGATTTGGGATAGATTGAACATGAAATGTTTGGAATATTATAGAATTTTCATTACGTACATAGTCTAATATGCTAACTAAGTAGATTTGATTCTGTCAAAGAAACTCAGTGAAAAGTCGGGATTATGCTGTGCAGATGGAAGAAAAACGCATTTGGATTGTTGAAAATTTGTTATTAGGGAGCGTTCTGCTTGTAGTGTGCCATCAAAATGTATTAATTAAGATAAAGCACCTGGAATGTTTCCTTATCTCACTGAACACAATGGAATGTATAAAATGAAGCAAAGAACAATGGTTATATGAAATGAGTAATTTGACTAATTGAATGGAATATACAGCAATCAGAGTCCTGTCTCTGAGATAGAATTTCAGGTATGAATTGTAATACAGGCTTGCTATTTCAGCCTACTAAAAAGTTATCTTACTTAATGGTTCTTCATGGCACATGTTAAAGTCGGGGCAAGACATGACGTAGGGAACCAATGAAGCATTGAGTTTCTGGTCAGCATTCGTGGATCAGATGATATCTCAAAATAGAATAACATTATTTTTGAGTGATGAGACTTAATAACTTCTGTTGcaataattattgtgataattaatgtGGCTAAAGCAGGTTTTTGCTTGATAGATTTTTAATGTGATGTTACAATCCAGTTCCCCAACAGATATAGATGTTTCAGGCATTTTTTTTGGTCATAACATTTACTACATGTCTCATATTCTCCATCATTCCCTTTTACTTTATTTTTCCCTTTGCCCCTGACTTTCAGCTCCAGGAGAGCTTTAtctcgtaaatgatgatgtaccaGTTCCTGGTCCAGCTCCATCTGTTGATAACTTTGCAGGTATTATGTGTTTCAGCATTCTCTTTTATGCGTATACTCAAAAAAATTCCAGTTGTTGCTTTCTTCGAAAAGCACTGAATGTATATGTTTTACTTCCGCTCCCATTATAATTAACTGAAAAATAATGTTCTGGTTATGTTATTATTACCTGACAAATCATATTCATTCCAAATTTGATAACGAAAACTTTTTACTCTGTGTACATGTTTTACCAGTTGGAGATCAGATGGATCACAAGTCTCACATACCTTATTGGTGGATCATTGGAAGTCTGGCTGTTGGATTGGTTCTGGTCGTTGTTGTGGTACTTCTTTTTGTTTGCTTGAAATCATCTGTCTATTCTGGTGGATCCCGAGGAAGCCATCCAAAAGATTCTGAAGGGAAGAATTCTCACAAATTTCACGTTCTCCAAAACTCGAGTTTCTGCTGTGCTTCAGGCAGGTCCATCTGTGGCAACTCTGGGAATTCGAAACATCATATTGGGGAATCTAGCAACCAACAAATAAATATTCCTACAGGTTTAAATATCAAATGTTATTGACCTCTCTAGTATTATGAATCTAGAAAGATATTAATTTCTTTTAAAGTATCATGTGATGAGTATGATTTTTGTTTATTTCTGAGTTCCTATGGTTTGTCGGAATTTTTTGTTGGAATGATACAGTTGGCTACAAAACCGAAGCGATACACTTTGTTACCCACTTTTCTACAATGAACCAAGGATTTTAGATGATTTTTttgctaattttttttcaacTGTCTGCTGCTAATATTATTTTCTCGAGTGACCTCTCGAGTTctaataaattcgaaatatttcctgaaaaagGAGTGCAATACGTTTGGACCACATTTCTCAAAATTTGCTAAAACCTGCTTCTGGTTTTCCCTCTCGTTACAAGGTCcttaacattcaaaatattgcTTAGGGAAATTCATAATATCATATTCTTAATTGTACTTGCTGCAGTGATAGGGACCGGTGTATTTGACGTTGATAAGCCTATAGTTTTCACTTATGAGGAAATTCTGTCTTCGACAGACGGGTTTTCCGAGTCTAATCTTTTGGGACATGGAACATATGGCTCGGTGTATTATGTCCTTCTTCGAAACCAGGTTTAAAAGTTTTGAATTTGCTGCTTGCTATCATGTGTCAATTAAGTTATAATAATGTGATTTTGTGGAGTAAAATCTAGGAAGTTGCTATCAAAAGAATGACTGCTACAAAAACTAAGGAATTTGTGGCAGAGATGAAAGTTCTGTGCAAAGTCCATCATTCAAATTTGGTAATGTTTTTATTTTGCATTTCATGTCCTGTAGCTCATGCTCTTGGTTGTGAGATTATATAATActgattattttttgttttgattttttcaaaggtAGAATTGATCGGTTATGCAGCTAGTGTTGATGAACTCTTTCTTGTATATGAGTATGCTCAAAAGGGTTCTCTCAGAAATCACTTGCATGATCCTCAGACTAAAGGTTAGCTCACTCTAGCCCTCAGTATCAGAGGGAACCGTTCTATTTTGAAAATCTGCATTTTGAGTTTCACCCACCTATATTTACCTTGAGATCTTCGCCACTGAATCTCAATTTGCATTAATTGCCATAAATATTTAAGCACgattaattcaaaaataattcaTTTGTTTTAGTCATCATAGCATTAGCTCTAATAACTTGCATTGGATTCTGTCTCCATGATCTAAATAGGTCATACATCGATATCTTGGGTCACAAGGGTTCAAATAGCACTTGATGCTGCTAGGGGCCTAGAGTACATACACGAGCACACAAAACCACATTATGTGCATCGAGATATCAAAACAAGCAACATTCTACTCGACGGCAGCTTCAGAGCAAAGGTTTGCTAATCTAACTTATTTATTTGTTCAACTAACGTGATAGATTTATCTCATGTAATCAATATAAATTTGTGTAGATTTCAGATTTTGGTTTGGCGAAACTTGTGATGAAAACTCACGACGATGAAGAGTCGGTTACGAGGGTTGTAGGAACTTACGGTTATCTTGCTCCAGAGTAGGTGTTAACTGTACTTTCTAgtaaaaatatatgttttaGTCCAAAAATACTTGTTCTGTTTCCCCTGAATAATTTTCTATTTGATTAAAAATTATGGATTCTTCAGATACTTGAGGGATGGCCATGCTACAAGCAAAAGTGACGTATATGCCTTTGGTGTGGTgctttttgaattgatatccgGAAAGGAGGCTATGACAAGAAGTTCCGAAAGACGGTCATTGGTATCGATTGTAAGTTCTGGCATCGCCTCCTTGGATGATACACACGAGAAATTCTTTATGATGAATCAGTTTATATTTTGCTGCAATCTTTGGATAATCACAACGTATTGTTTTCTCTATTTCTCCAATTTTCAAATTATTAGAACGAACTGGCCTTCTATGGAAGGTTGATTCTTGCCACAACCCTCTAATGCTGTGAAGTTTCAGGTAGTGGCCGCTCTGAGGAATTCACCTGACTCCATGAGTATGTCAAGCTTCAAAGATCACATTGATCCTCATTTGATGGATTTGTATCCGCATGATTGTCTTTTCAAGGTAATGTGATTTCAGAAGCCAAACTAGAGCTTATATAAATGTTAGTCCCACCCTCTATAGTTGAAGTAATTTTTCCCCCTGATTTGAAGATGAGCGTTTGTTGAAGATTTTGTCGAGAATAGTGAAAAGACAAAGCAAAACCTATTACCCAGCGTTATTTTCTTTATTGAAATCCAAGATCGACCCACATATAGCAAACGCACATTGTAAAGTATACAACAAACCAAAAAACAAAAACCAAAGCTCGTTTTCTAACCGTCCTGACGAACCAAGAAACATAATCGAGCTGATCACTTCTTGTTCTTGTGTATATTTACGTTACAGATGGCTATGCTAGCGAAGCAATGTGTGGACGAGGACCCCATTTTAAGACCGGACATGAAGCAACTGGTGATATCACTTTCACAGATCCTGCTGACCTCTGTCGAATGGGAAGCAACTCTCGCAGGAAATAGCCAAATATTTAGCGGCCTCGTTCTTGGAAGATAAACTACTGCTGGTTTTCAAGTCCAACGATCAAGATGGCTGATTCCGagctttttgtttttgttgaatttttttttgttatgtaTAGTTTGTGTTTATAGCCCCACGGTGCCTGCTAATATGAGATCAACCAAATACGCTTATTGTTCGGCAAACTCTTTTTTTCCAGTTGATTCATTGATTAACATGGTTTGAAATGTTATATGTTCCAAATGTTTTTGCATTTATTTATAAGTTTATATACGGACGAGGGATGTAAAAAATGTTACGTAAATGAAAATTAATGAAATATGATAATGGTCTGTGCAGGGAACTGGTGTACACGTTCATCCATCTGTTTCTTGGagaaatttgtaaaaaaaaaggtatataatcattttttttaaagttttcgCAAATACTACATAAAATCACGTTGGTTTTCTGGATGGTAGAAGAGATCACAGCAATTTAAGATAGGCTTTTCCTGATTTAAATAGtttttatttgataaaaatgAACTTGACCTTACTTCTAAGtgttttcaataataaaaaaatttaatatttgtataaaaaagtaaaaaagaTAATAATTTATTTGTGTGTGAAAATAAACTCGAAATCAACATATATTGTTTTGTTTACGAAGATTATTAAAATTCAAATGaaatatgtatttaaaaaaatttcaaataaagtGGTCATCTATTTGTGATACAACAACATATTGGAAGAGAGATTTGAGTTTAATGTTAGGTGATAACAAAAAAACTAATCttatgtaataaaaaaaatatttataaagccttcaaattttttttaaaaataaaaatacactaGCACGCACCGGTATATATgataatttttgttatttttaaattaatgatttttaaattttttattaaaaataatagaatatttaaaaatatttgataaaagATGAttgaatcaattaaataaagataGAGTTCAATACTTTTAAAACGACTATTTTAGGgaaaaaaatatacaataaaattatataatgatGATATAATTATAATCTATTCTATCTGTACTATATTATTAAATGTGAGATCCTTAGACTAACTACCtacaccaaaatatttaattctatAATTATTCTTTTTATCATACTAAAAATTTCCTCAAGTTACTTCACATTTTACGTagtaaaaaaatctaaacaaaacttcacttttaaatcgaacaactcatctaaattgaaaataatttcgtgtTAATTGTTTAGTATTATTACATGTGCatcttttattaattttaattaaacttcatcaaatcatttaaaaactaATTATCACAAAAGCctcaattttaattaaatattaagatTGGAAGACGATATTTTAGGATAAATAAACCGGAATTTTTGTtaagaaataataataaaaaaatccgGCAAGTAACATTGTTATTAGTTAATCCATGAAATTCGCTGCAAACTCCTAAACCCCTTAAAACGCCGAGGTTTGCTTTCGTGCCACAGCACAGTCGCGCGCAATGGGTGGTTCAACCGAGTGTGTTAAGCATATCGAGTTGTACGTCAACTCCTCCGCGACTTCGCTTCAACAGGTACACTGCTTCTCCTTCAATTATTTGAGTATCGCCAGTAATCATAAAAAAGAATCTGTTCCTCTCTTTTTTTCCTGAATGTATGGGACAAGTttttgtgtgtatgtgtgtgtttttttgtaTCTATGTTCTGTTGTTTGAGCAACTACTCTGTTCTTTGCGCAGTGTTTAGAAAATTCTACCAATTTTTGGTGAACACAGTAATCTAATTACAGGGATCGTCATAAAGAATTTCTTTTGCTGAATATGTTGTAAAGCAATCACCTTTTTGTATGTCTGTTTGCACTAACTTGAAAGCTATTACGTTGTTGCTTTTTCTCAGTATTTATGAAGTTTACCAGTTTCAATAATTCTAAAAAAGATTAATTTTTCCCCTCATGTCACTGTAAACATTTAATCTTTggtttatgaaaataaaatatcaaaggtCCTTACCATGGTGTTATTTTGTTCAATGTCTGTGAATTTTCCAATTTTTAGCAAACTCGGTAATCTGATACAATTAGTCTGAATAAAGGAATGCCCGAACTCTGTTTTCTTAGTTaaatgtttacatatttttccaATTTCTAGTGAACTCAGCACTCTACTAACAGTAGTTCTTAGAAAGAACCATTCTTTCTAAATCCATTGCAAGCATTTGACTTCTCGTTTATTTCTATACCATATTGAATGCCCTTATTCTGTTATTTTTGCTCAATATCACCAGTGTTTAGTAGACACAGTAATCCATCGGGGTTTAGCGATTTAGAATTAATTACAATTAAAGAGGAATTTTTTGTATATCATTCAAATGTTTAGTTTATGCTAATATTTTTAGATTGCTTCTATATTCAAATCGTAAGCTGAGAATTTGTGTGTTTACGATGCTAATTTGAATTACAGGAAGCAAGTGTCAATGCAATTGCTACGCTGCTGAAAAATGATACGTTGAACATAGAAACACTTGTAAGACTttccttgatttttttaatatagttAATTTTgaagtataattttttttccttttgtaatagattttgtttaaaatttttggtgAGTATACATTGTCGTTACACATGTTCAGGTCAGGGAGATGGAGATGTATTTGACTACTACAGACCATATTATCCGTTCTCGTGGTAATTATATTTTCATACTATCATCAATGTGACGTGTTTATGGTAAAATCAAGATTTTATTTTCGATAAAGTCAATGTTAATTCATCATGATGAGGGTTTATGTTTGCGATAATTTTCTGGCTTTGTACCCTACATCGTTTGCTTCATAAATTTCTACTGCTTGTACATTTCAGTAATTTTTTAGTGCTGCGAAGGTATCCAAGTAGTTTTACCTGGCCTATGAAAATATGTCTTTTATGCTTACAGTAGAGAAGAGTCTGAGTGATAATCTTCCGATTAAGAAAAATAAAGTTGCCAGCATTCTAGGTGCGGTGAAATGATGTAAAACATTCAAGGCCTGGACTACAGCTGCCTTCATCCTTTACTTTGCATGTGGCACACAATATTTTGTAAATGTCATTGCGTGGTTCCCTCGGATTATATTGTATCTGAAGACTGATGCTTATCATGCTATGATTCAGGAATTCTCCTCCTGGCTGAAGTTTTGGCAAAACTAACATCGAAGCCCCTGACTGATACTTCAATACATAGTCTAATAGGATTCTTCTCTGAAAGATTGGTGAGTACACAATGGTATAGAAGAAACTGGTCTTTCTGCTCTATTTTACAGTTTGAACGTGTTTAATTTGTGTTCCATATTGTTTAACTTTTCTGGATAGTTTGCTCTAATTTCATCATCTAGTTGATCCGTTGTTTCATTTCATACTGGCATCAATTTTTTAATCACCTCAATCGTCTACCTCAGAAACTGTGTGTGCTTGGGGGTGTTAGTCATTCATCAATCTCGCAATAGATGTTGGGTGATGATCTGTTGCTCGTGAAAGTGTTTTGTGTGAATGTTAAGCTATTAGGCAAACTACGGCACTGCAACATGTGGATTATGTGTCTTCCAGAGTGAAAACTAGGTACAGTGTAAGAATGAGGCATGTGAGGGGCATGATATATGCATTACTGCTGGAAGGATTTCTGATTTAGCTGAATGTTACACGAGCTGAAAGCAATTTGGATAACTTGAATCACAGTCATTATAAAATTAGTACTTTTTTTTCATGATCAATGCTCTTCTTGACTGGCTTATGTTAAATTCTTGAAGTTGTGCATATATGTATAGAGTATCCTTTACTTTAGTTAATTTAAGGACTTGTGCGTCATGATGGTGATTTAACCAGCTTAACATGATGTTAGCTGCTAGAATCAGGCCTCAGTTTGAGATGAATCTGTAAACAAGATTTAAGCAATAAAACAGCATTATCGTAAGTTCCAAATTTTCTAACGAAATGCATTCATCCTTTAATGTTAGGCTTTGTGAAAGTGCTTTAAGTGAGACCATTGCAGGCAATATATTTGTCTTCTCACGTTACAGAAAtggattatatatattttttggttGACTTGTTATGTGTTTATAATTGGAGCACTGGAGCTTCAATTGTGTCAATTTAAAGACAGATGATATTTCATTCATATCAGGCAGATTGGAAAGCATCGCGTGGAGCAATTGTTGGTTGCTTGGCATTGTTGGGGAGAAAAAAGGAAGTTGGTATGGTAACTGATAGTGAAGCAAAGGCTGTGGCTCTCTCTTATCTCCAGAATCTGCAGGTGCAGGCATTGGGACAGCATGACAGGAAGGTAAATCATGGATTGATCGATTGACAAACTTTGTATCTAGTGTTAATCATATGGTGATAATTATTCTCTAATGTATGAAAATTTTGCAGCTAAGCTTCCGACTTATGGAATGTATATTAGATCATTATGCTTGTGCAATTAGGGATTTGGTAAGGACCGATCTTACTTTTCTCCATCTCATATGAAGGTTGTCTTTCGTTCACATAGTTTTCCAATTTGGAATCATTTAGTGTTTATAATCGATAATAGTATTTACTCAAGAAACATGGCAGACTAACCGAGATATATATTTGTGGCCTTTTGTCTGAATGACCGTAATAAAAAAGTGAAATAATTGGacattgcttttttttttttttgcaaaattgCAATTGATTGACCTCACAATGTTTTCAGTGCGTTA
The Primulina tabacum isolate GXHZ01 chromosome 9, ASM2559414v2, whole genome shotgun sequence DNA segment above includes these coding regions:
- the LOC142556054 gene encoding lysM domain receptor-like kinase 3 isoform X2 yields the protein MTFFPFCTVLFTCQSVTLSPFFPEENYGSRKSSNPAFKPTPEQTLPVIQSMFDVLREDITFEGNGRNYIFIKKNCSCASGVKTYLTNTTFTVRENNGSVYKLVVEAYNGLAYFPSNFTRAARKGAVVSLKLLCGCSSGLWNYLMSYVMEDGDSVESLSSRFGVSMDGIEAVNGIANPDNVTIGELYYIPLNSAPGELYLVNDDVPVPGPAPSVDNFAVGDQMDHKSHIPYWWIIGSLAVGLVLVVVVVLLFVCLKSSVYSGGSRGSHPKDSEGKNSHKFHVLQNSSFCCASGRSICGNSGNSKHHIGESSNQQINIPTVIGTGVFDVDKPIVFTYEEILSSTDGFSESNLLGHGTYGSVYYVLLRNQEVAIKRMTATKTKEFVAEMKVLCKVHHSNLVELIGYAASVDELFLVYEYAQKGSLRNHLHDPQTKGHTSISWVTRVQIALDAARGLEYIHEHTKPHYVHRDIKTSNILLDGSFRAKISDFGLAKLVMKTHDDEESVTRVVGTYGYLAPEYLRDGHATSKSDVYAFGVVLFELISGKEAMTRSSERRSLVSIVVAALRNSPDSMSMSSFKDHIDPHLMDLYPHDCLFKMAMLAKQCVDEDPILRPDMKQLVISLSQILLTSVEWEATLAGNSQIFSGLVLGR
- the LOC142556054 gene encoding lysM domain receptor-like kinase 3 isoform X1, translated to MAQERAQILVFFLLKLLFQKLITSAAATPLNCTDTKRLCTSFLAFKPTPEQTLPVIQSMFDVLREDITFEGNGRNYIFIKKNCSCASGVKTYLTNTTFTVRENNGSVYKLVVEAYNGLAYFPSNFTRAARKGAVVSLKLLCGCSSGLWNYLMSYVMEDGDSVESLSSRFGVSMDGIEAVNGIANPDNVTIGELYYIPLNSAPGELYLVNDDVPVPGPAPSVDNFAVGDQMDHKSHIPYWWIIGSLAVGLVLVVVVVLLFVCLKSSVYSGGSRGSHPKDSEGKNSHKFHVLQNSSFCCASGRSICGNSGNSKHHIGESSNQQINIPTVIGTGVFDVDKPIVFTYEEILSSTDGFSESNLLGHGTYGSVYYVLLRNQEVAIKRMTATKTKEFVAEMKVLCKVHHSNLVELIGYAASVDELFLVYEYAQKGSLRNHLHDPQTKGHTSISWVTRVQIALDAARGLEYIHEHTKPHYVHRDIKTSNILLDGSFRAKISDFGLAKLVMKTHDDEESVTRVVGTYGYLAPEYLRDGHATSKSDVYAFGVVLFELISGKEAMTRSSERRSLVSIVVAALRNSPDSMSMSSFKDHIDPHLMDLYPHDCLFKMAMLAKQCVDEDPILRPDMKQLVISLSQILLTSVEWEATLAGNSQIFSGLVLGR